The following is a genomic window from Choristoneura fumiferana unplaced genomic scaffold, NRCan_CFum_1 Sck3bRy_210;HRSCAF=405_pilon, whole genome shotgun sequence.
GCAGAATCTGATCTTCTTTAGGTGCCATCTCCTACCGGAGGTCGGCTATCATTAGTGCTATCCTTATCTTCGATACAGCAGCTCGGAACAGGGATCTTGTGCTAAGGTTGAACCATGTCCGGAGATTTTTAAGCCACGAAGTACGCCTTTTACCAGGCGGTCGCTTCCCTTGGATTTTCTCTTGCATGATGAGTTGAATTAGGTCGTATTTATCATTACGCATTATGTGACCAAAATACTGCAGCTTGCGTTTCTTGACAGTTTTCAAGATCTCTACCTTTTTGTTAACCATCTGCAGAATTTGATACAATATCGTATGGTTTCCAGCCGTGGACCGGTGCGCGTCGGCTTCAATGTCGGAGGCGCGCGAGGCGCTAATCAATGTCGCGGTGGACGCGCTCAGCGCACACCGCCTGGCCCAGAACCTGCCCGCTGGCGCCGTCAGCGCCGCGCTCCACGCGCCCGCCTCACTGCGCCTGCTGCCGCTCTATCTGCTGGCGCTGCTCAAGAGGGTCAGTACCATCACACCTAGGGTTGCCATGTGGTCAATGACAGGCTCTGACCGACGTGGCTGGCCCAGAACCTGCCCGCTGGCGCCGTCAGCGCCGCGCTCCACGCGCCCGCCTCACTGCGCCTGCTGCCGCTCTATCTGCTGGCGCTGCTCAAGAGGGTCAGTACCATCACACCAAGGGTTGCCATGTGGTCAATGACAGGCTCTGACCGACGTGGCTGGCCCAGAACCTGCCCGCTGGCGCCGTCAGCGCCGCGCTCCACGCGCCCGCCTCACTGCGCCTGCTGCCGCTCTATCTGCTGGCGCTGCTCAAGAGGGTCAGTACCATCACACCAAGGGTTGCCATGTGGTCAATGACAGGCTCTGACCGACGTGGCTGGCCCAGAACCTGCCCGCTGGCGCCGTCAGCGCCGCGCTCCACGCGCCCGCCTCACTGCGCCTGCTGCCGCTCTATCTGCTGGCGCTGCTCAAGAGGGTCAGTACCATCACACCAAGGGTTGCCATGTGGTCAATGACAGGCTCTGACCGACGTGGCTGGCCCAGAACCTGCCCGCTGGCGCCGTCAGCGCCGCGCTCCACGCGCCCGCCTCACTGCGCCTGCTGCCGCTCTATCTGCTGGCGCTGCTCAAGAGGGTCAGTACCATCACACCAAGGGTTGCCATGTGGTCAATGACAGGCTCTGACCGACGTGGCTGGCCCAGAACCTGCCCGCTGGCGCCGTCAGCGCCGCGCTCCACGCGCCCGCCTCACTGCGCCTGCTGCCGCTCTATCTGCTGGCGCTGCTCAAGAGGGTCAGTACCATCACACCAAGGGTTGCCATGTGGTCAATGACAGGCTCTGACCGACGTGGCTGGCCCAGAACCTGCCCGCTGGCGCCGTCAGCGCCGCGCTCCACGCGCCCGCCTCACTGCGCCTGCTGCCGCTCTATCTGCTGGCGCTGCTCAAGAGGGTCAGTACCATCACACCAAGGGTTGCCATGTGGTCAATGACAGGCTCTGACCGACGTGGCTGGCCCAGAACCTGCCCGCTGGCGCCGTCAGCGCCGCGCTCCACGCGCCCGCCTCACTGCGCCTGCTGCCGCTCTATCTGCTGGCGCTGCTCAAGAGGGTCAGTACCATCACACCAAGGGTTGCCATGTGGTCAATGACAGGCTCTGACCGACGTGGCTGGCCCAGAACCTGCCCGCTGGCGCCGTCAGCGCCGCGCTCCACGCGCCCGCCTCACTGCGCCTGCTGCCGCTCTATCTGCTGGCGCTGCTCAAGAGGGTCAGTACCATCACACCAAGGGTTGCCATGTGGTCAATGACAGGCTCTGACCGACGTGGCTGGCCCAGAACCTGCCCGCTGGCGCCGTCAGCGCCGCGCTCCACGCGCCCGCCTCACTGCGCCTGCTGCCGCTCTATCTGCTGGCGCTGCTCAAGAGGGTCAGTACCATCACACCAAGGGTTGCCATGTGGTCAATGACAGGCTCTGACCGACGTGGCTGGCCCAGAACCTGCCCGCTGGCGCCGTCAGCGCCGCGCTCCACGCGCCCGCCTCACTGCGCCTGCTGCCGCTCTATCTGCTGGCGCTGCTCAAGAGGGTCAGTACCATCACACCAAGGGTTGCCATGTGGTCAATGACAGGCTCTGACCGACGTGGCTGGCCCAGAACCTGCCCGCTGGCGCCGTCAGCGCCGCGCTCCACGCGCCCGCCTCACTGCGCCTGCTGCCGCTCTATCTGCTGGCGCTGCTCAAGAGGGTCAGTACCATCACACCTAGGGTTGCCATGTGGTCAATGACAGGCTCTGACCGACGTGGCTGGCCAGAACCTGCCCGCTGGCGCCGTCAGCGCCGCGCTCCACGCGCCCGCCTCACTGCGCCTGCTGCCGCTCTATCTGCTGGCGCTGCTCAAGAGGGTCAGTACCATCACACCAAGGGTTGCCATGTGGTCAATGACAGGCTCTGACCGACGTGGCTGGCCCAGAACCTGCCCGCTGGCGCCGTCAGCGCCGCGCTCCACGCGCCCGCCTCACTGCGCCTGCTGCCGCTCTATCTGCTGGCGCTGCTCAAGAGGGTCAGTACCATCACACCAAGGGTTGCCATGTGGTCAATGACAGGCTCTGACCGACGTGGCTGGCCCAGAACCTGCCCGCTGGCGCCGTCAGCGCCGCGCTCCACGCGCCCGCCTCACTGCGCCTGCTGCCGCTCTATCTGCTGGCGCTGCTCAAGAGGGTCAGTACCATCACACCAAGGGTTGCCATGTGGTCAATGACAGGCTCTGACCGACGTGGCTGGCCCAGAACCTGCCCGCTGGCGCCGTCAGCGCCGCGCTCCACGCGCCCGCC
Proteins encoded in this region:
- the LOC141445068 gene encoding uncharacterized protein, with product MAVDRCASASMSEAREALINVAVDALSAHRLAQNLPAGAVSAALHAPASLRLLPLYLLALLKRVSTITPRVAMWSMTGSDRRGWPRTCPLAPSAPRSTRPPHCACCRSICWRCSRGSVPSHQGLPCGQ